A window of Mycolicibacterium madagascariense genomic DNA:
ATCGGCAACCACAACAAGTGCGTGCGGATGGCCCAGGGCGACCTCATCCAATTCGTCGGTGGCGATGACTGGCTGCTTCCGCAATGCCTCGAACTCCTGGTGCCGGCCTTCCAATCACCGGCGGTGGGAATGGCTTTCGCGCGCCGACAGGTCGAGACGACGAACACCTGGTGGAAGGAACACTTCGGCATCCTCGACGGTCCGCTGCAGCCGCTCGCGCCGGTGAACGAGGGTCGCGACCTGATCCGCAAGTACCTCACCGCGGGCGGGAACGGAAACCCCATCGGTGAACCGACGACGGTGATGCTGCGACGAGACACCCTCGTGGCGGCAGGCGGTCTCCCACCGGAGGTGCCCCAACTGTCCGACATCGACACGTGGTTGCGCGTGCTGTGCCGCAGCGAGGCCGCGTTCATCGAGGAGGAACTGTCGGTGCGGTGGCACCACGCCGGTTCCGCCACCGACCAGTTCGCCGGAACGA
This region includes:
- a CDS encoding glycosyltransferase family 2 protein, with the translated sequence MADTVGEDAFVPKVSVCIPVYNSVDTIKRSIESVLAQTYPNIECLVIDDHSSDGTADAVAEFTDPRVRLVRNEVNLGMIGNHNKCVRMAQGDLIQFVGGDDWLLPQCLELLVPAFQSPAVGMAFARRQVETTNTWWKEHFGILDGPLQPLAPVNEGRDLIRKYLTAGGNGNPIGEPTTVMLRRDTLVAAGGLPPEVPQLSDIDTWLRVLCRSEAAFIEEELSVRWHHAGSATDQFAGTTTLDKLWVLSSLIRSDALESRLRLRALLIWLRTLAALPKAFLATPRPRRHERMASLRANLRYVVTGRRDGLEVTG